One genomic window of Helicobacter canis includes the following:
- a CDS encoding SAM-dependent methyltransferase: protein MQYSFGEIMQQWLYGQNGYYHKAHIGKDFYTAVNVSKLFGGALARHIITLLESSQLTLPLHIIEIGAHHGELMCDVYDFLGVLSVGVMEQTRFSIIEPLESLRIAARENLATRAIAQVSDFDAVELGGGESVFIFSNELFDAFACEVVREAQGRTQMLCGVGEWQKVDSSEVDSKGLDSEGEVDSSAVGKVDSRGSLRLEWCDMAALRHSGLAQRVQEVKRFMREYGLRTGEIPLAWEGFVRDLCSFAKRAKLWRFLSFDYAPLGSGGLSLRGFRAHRVLDFTEIMRDVSLLFGEIDLTYNVDFTLLERLFASNGAHKLFQSRLNALLVEFGIIELLQSLLEAYPSEYESQALRVRQLLGGGLGEKFMGVCFSS from the coding sequence ATGCAATATAGCTTTGGCGAGATAATGCAGCAGTGGCTATATGGGCAAAATGGCTACTACCACAAAGCACACATAGGCAAAGACTTTTATACCGCAGTAAATGTCTCTAAGCTTTTTGGCGGCGCACTTGCAAGACATATCATCACGCTCCTAGAATCCAGCCAGCTCACACTGCCGCTGCATATCATAGAGATCGGCGCACATCACGGCGAGCTTATGTGCGATGTGTATGACTTTTTGGGCGTTTTGAGTGTGGGGGTGATGGAGCAAACGCGCTTTAGTATCATCGAGCCGCTAGAATCCTTGCGCATCGCCGCTAGGGAGAATCTAGCCACGCGTGCGATCGCGCAGGTGAGCGACTTTGATGCGGTGGAATTGGGTGGGGGTGAGAGTGTGTTTATCTTTAGCAATGAGCTTTTTGACGCCTTTGCGTGTGAGGTGGTGCGTGAGGCGCAAGGGCGCACGCAAATGCTCTGTGGCGTGGGAGAGTGGCAGAAAGTGGATTCTAGTGAAGTGGATTCTAAGGGATTGGATAGCGAGGGGGAAGTGGATTCTAGTGCGGTGGGGAAGGTGGATTCTAGAGGGTCGCTGCGCCTAGAGTGGTGCGATATGGCTGCGCTGCGGCATAGTGGCTTGGCACAAAGGGTGCAAGAGGTTAAGCGATTTATGCGTGAGTATGGGCTTAGGACAGGGGAGATCCCGCTTGCTTGGGAGGGCTTTGTGCGGGATCTTTGCAGCTTTGCTAAGCGGGCAAAGCTCTGGCGGTTTCTTAGCTTTGATTACGCGCCTTTGGGGAGTGGTGGGCTTTCTCTACGGGGGTTTAGGGCGCATAGGGTGCTTGATTTTACAGAGATTATGCGCGATGTCTCACTGCTTTTTGGCGAGATTGATCTCACTTATAATGTCGATTTTACGCTACTTGAAAGACTCTTTGCTAGCAATGGTGCGCACAAGCTTTTCCAATCTCGGCTCAATGCCCTGCTCGTGGAGTTTGGCATTATAGAGCTGCTGCAAAGCTTGCTTGAAGCATATCCTAGCGAGTATGAAAGCCAAGCCTTGCGTGTGCGCCAGCTTCTGGGTGGGGGCTTGGGAGAGAAATTTATGGGCGTGTGCTTTAGTAGCTAG
- a CDS encoding DEAD/DEAH box helicase family protein, producing MREESRATIPLILASRISQEVNECFESGAIWDSVSPVTSRLLHFWFDEEYREQRECNFHKGQEQAIKNMIYLYEVARVESVAQMYERFYPEAMGEILNELAESSFVKFCMKMATGTGKTWVMNALVLWQYLNAVYAKEYKGIQYFSNFVLLAPGLIVYERLLDSYQGRVGENGSRDVFSSDIMQNASLFVPEMWREKIVEFLSGSVFDKESKKLESRDNGFLLLSNWHFLDEREERVDESLQTMYPLENVASIVQGILPLYPSTINDLEKLDRAVKAGEEREYLSKLTNLCIINDEAHHIYDDDKDLKWEGIIKYIAQAIVKNGGRFMQCDFSATPYIAKTSKKQTSKTHFLHIIVDFDLKTAIHSALVKNISLSKRNFFSSIESLDFRALRDSDGKILGLSQGQEVMIDAGLRQLELLEREFIKLDSSKYPKMLIVCEQQEVVEFVERYLETRGLGGESVLSIHSGKKNEIGTQEYLRIKSRLFAMDKHKEPRVVISVLMLKEGFDVSNICVIVPLRASESAKLIEQTIGRGLRLMWRDNAGAQMRQENLKALQNGQKPKSYIDHLFIVEHPSFQRFYDEMIKNHLVFVDTDEQGGGSVTGDMLYVGLKPDYEAYDMAWHRVVGSHTESRLNERLETLLQKPLPHFDAFSLDTLKQIAGTKEKFVLENLTTQTQFGGFEVSAELFNAGAYSEFLRVLCESIAGKLERSGGNVSGGKGLSVRLQGVEYLLLRRIDRYIRYELFQQGFDPLDSSWRVLCLKDVGEHIIKVFLELLQELESRQESLEVTLESRYFSEAKGFRHREQFCLDGIKSIYTHTPFPSNKGGLERTFIEWIQKQGDIVRFVKILESTHSFAYIPYIRADGVLGRYFVDFMVESEREVYIIETKSQKDLRAEDVVRKKRAAISYVEQVNAALAAKGQKLWRYVLVGENSLHSIIARGGGLSELVSLCGGGVA from the coding sequence ATGCGTGAAGAGAGTAGAGCTACTATACCGCTTATTTTGGCAAGTAGGATTAGCCAAGAGGTGAATGAGTGCTTTGAGAGTGGGGCGATATGGGATAGTGTAAGCCCTGTAACAAGCAGGCTACTGCACTTTTGGTTTGATGAAGAGTATAGGGAGCAAAGGGAGTGTAACTTCCACAAGGGGCAGGAGCAGGCTATCAAAAATATGATATATCTCTATGAAGTAGCAAGGGTGGAGAGCGTAGCGCAGATGTATGAGCGATTTTACCCAGAGGCTATGGGCGAGATTTTAAACGAGCTAGCAGAATCTAGCTTTGTGAAATTCTGTATGAAAATGGCGACAGGCACGGGGAAAACTTGGGTGATGAATGCGCTTGTGCTATGGCAGTATCTAAACGCAGTGTATGCTAAAGAATATAAAGGCATACAGTATTTTAGCAATTTTGTTTTGCTAGCTCCGGGGCTTATTGTGTATGAGCGGCTCTTGGACTCTTATCAAGGGCGAGTGGGGGAAAATGGAAGCCGCGATGTATTTAGTAGCGATATTATGCAAAATGCTTCGCTGTTTGTCCCTGAAATGTGGCGAGAGAAGATAGTGGAGTTTCTTAGCGGCAGTGTGTTTGATAAAGAGAGCAAAAAGCTAGAATCTAGGGATAATGGATTTTTGCTCCTTAGTAATTGGCATTTTTTAGATGAGAGAGAAGAGAGAGTAGATGAGAGCTTGCAAACGATGTATCCGCTAGAGAATGTCGCTTCTATCGTGCAGGGTATTTTGCCCCTATATCCTAGCACGATAAATGACTTAGAGAAGCTTGATAGGGCTGTGAAAGCGGGGGAGGAAAGGGAGTATTTATCTAAGCTTACAAATCTTTGTATCATCAATGATGAAGCGCATCATATTTATGATGATGATAAGGACTTAAAATGGGAGGGGATTATCAAGTATATCGCTCAAGCGATAGTGAAAAATGGAGGGCGGTTTATGCAGTGTGATTTCTCTGCTACGCCCTATATCGCTAAAACGAGCAAAAAGCAAACAAGCAAAACACACTTTTTGCATATCATCGTGGATTTTGACTTGAAGACAGCGATACACTCTGCCCTAGTCAAAAATATCTCCCTATCAAAACGCAATTTTTTCTCAAGTATAGAGAGCTTGGACTTTCGCGCTCTTAGGGATAGTGATGGCAAGATTTTAGGGCTATCACAGGGGCAAGAAGTGATGATTGATGCGGGATTAAGGCAGCTAGAGCTTTTGGAGAGAGAGTTTATCAAGCTAGATTCTAGCAAATACCCCAAAATGCTTATCGTGTGTGAGCAGCAGGAAGTGGTGGAGTTTGTGGAGCGGTATTTAGAGACTAGGGGGCTAGGTGGGGAGAGTGTGCTAAGTATCCATAGTGGGAAGAAAAATGAAATCGGCACGCAGGAGTATCTGCGGATAAAGTCGCGGCTTTTTGCTATGGATAAGCATAAAGAGCCTAGAGTCGTCATCTCTGTGCTTATGCTAAAAGAGGGCTTTGATGTGAGTAATATTTGCGTGATTGTGCCATTACGAGCGAGTGAGAGTGCTAAACTCATAGAGCAGACCATTGGCAGGGGGCTTAGGCTAATGTGGCGAGATAATGCAGGGGCGCAGATGAGACAAGAAAATCTCAAAGCTCTGCAAAATGGGCAAAAGCCTAAGAGCTATATAGACCATTTGTTTATCGTAGAGCACCCAAGCTTCCAGCGATTTTATGATGAGATGATAAAAAATCATTTGGTGTTTGTGGATACTGATGAGCAAGGTGGAGGCTCTGTTACAGGGGATATGCTCTATGTGGGCTTAAAGCCTGATTATGAAGCTTATGATATGGCGTGGCATAGGGTGGTGGGCAGCCATACGGAGTCGCGATTAAATGAGCGGCTAGAAACTCTCTTGCAAAAGCCATTGCCGCATTTTGACGCATTTAGCCTAGATACTCTTAAGCAAATCGCTGGGACAAAGGAGAAATTTGTCCTAGAAAATCTCACGACACAAACGCAGTTTGGGGGCTTTGAAGTAAGTGCGGAGCTTTTCAACGCTGGGGCGTATAGCGAATTTTTACGCGTGCTTTGCGAGAGTATCGCCGGGAAGCTTGAGAGAAGTGGGGGGAATGTGAGTGGGGGCAAGGGCTTATCAGTTAGACTGCAGGGCGTGGAGTATTTGCTACTAAGGCGGATAGATAGGTATATCCGCTATGAGCTGTTTCAGCAGGGCTTTGATCCGCTGGATTCTAGCTGGAGGGTGCTGTGCTTGAAAGATGTGGGGGAGCATATTATCAAGGTGTTTTTAGAGCTTTTACAAGAGCTAGAATCTAGGCAAGAAAGCCTTGAAGTGACACTAGAGTCTAGGTATTTTAGCGAGGCAAAGGGCTTTAGACATAGGGAGCAGTTTTGCCTAGATGGGATAAAGAGTATTTACACGCACACGCCATTTCCTAGCAATAAGGGTGGGCTGGAGAGAACATTTATAGAGTGGATACAAAAGCAGGGCGATATTGTGCGGTTTGTGAAAATACTAGAATCTACACATAGCTTTGCCTATATCCCTTATATCCGTGCTGATGGGGTGCTGGGGCGGTATTTTGTGGATTTTATGGTAGAGAGTGAAAGGGAAGTGTATATCATAGAGACAAAATCGCAAAAAGATCTAAGGGCAGAAGATGTAGTGCGTAAGAAAAGGGCGGCGATAAGCTATGTGGAGCAAGTCAATGCGGCTTTGGCAGCAAAGGGACAGAAGCTGTGGCGATATGTGCTTGTGGGGGAAAATAGCTTGCATTCTATCATTGCTAGAGGTGGAGGGCTAAGTGAGCTTGTATCGCTATGTGGCGGAGGCGTAGCGTAG
- a CDS encoding DNA methyltransferase, with translation MIYIDPPFDSKADYKSKITLRADSTITKAPTILEQFAYSDTWHKGTISYLQMLTPRLMLMRELLSDKGSIYIHCDWHCGHYIKVLCDEIFGRENFRNEIVWCYKRWSAPSKSFQKMHDTIFIYTKTNDYVFNKIYKDFSSTRSNFSSGYNTNTIKQSDGTKIKQYIVENVDIFEKNIKIGKIKIGENDKIVYKQNIGTLETDNWDIPIINPQAKERTGYATQKPEALLERIIKASSDEGSIVADFFMGSGTTCAVAHKLGRRFIGSDIGKPAVMTTRKRLLDIGAEFGLLSVGEYEKASKNIGELAQIVLSLYVSEGGELPKTLDNTPKNIGYLESSRVLVYVDSPNAITSEATFKKCESLRQGFLGQEWSEVILLGWNYSLMINDVLKRYKKIKPQVIPPDLLEKLRKNKGYESLVGKVRFSSLQYLSIKPLSVRENPSNRDTALLTIELENYVLLSPNALPLDKAEDRDKVIEIMNTKPLSLLEYWSVDTNYNGAVFISQWQDFRGGREDDNGQKSLSVLEKIELEVPKQMRYSVCVKSVDIFGYEAMAQESLAMEWGESSGVDSRANKGGGNA, from the coding sequence TTGATCTACATAGACCCGCCCTTTGACTCTAAGGCAGATTATAAAAGTAAAATCACTCTTAGAGCGGATTCTACTATCACCAAAGCTCCTACGATTTTAGAGCAGTTTGCGTATAGCGACACTTGGCATAAAGGCACGATAAGCTACCTGCAAATGCTAACCCCTAGGCTTATGCTTATGCGTGAGCTTTTGAGCGATAAGGGGAGTATCTATATCCATTGTGATTGGCATTGCGGACATTATATCAAGGTGCTATGTGATGAGATATTTGGCAGGGAGAATTTTAGGAATGAGATTGTGTGGTGTTATAAAAGGTGGTCAGCACCATCAAAAAGTTTTCAAAAAATGCACGATACAATTTTTATATACACAAAAACAAATGATTATGTATTTAATAAAATATATAAAGATTTTTCAAGCACGAGAAGTAATTTTTCAAGCGGATACAATACAAATACAATAAAACAAAGTGATGGAACAAAAATAAAACAATATATTGTGGAAAATGTAGATATTTTTGAGAAAAATATAAAAATTGGGAAAATAAAAATTGGCGAAAATGATAAAATTGTTTATAAGCAAAATATAGGAACGCTGGAAACTGATAATTGGGATATACCTATTATTAACCCACAGGCGAAAGAACGCACAGGCTATGCCACCCAAAAGCCTGAAGCCCTGCTAGAGCGGATTATCAAAGCAAGTAGCGATGAGGGAAGCATAGTGGCGGATTTCTTTATGGGGAGTGGGACGACTTGTGCGGTGGCGCATAAGCTTGGGCGGAGGTTTATCGGCAGTGATATAGGCAAGCCAGCGGTGATGACTACTAGGAAGCGGCTGCTAGATATAGGCGCGGAGTTTGGGCTGCTAAGTGTAGGCGAGTATGAAAAGGCAAGCAAAAATATCGGCGAGCTAGCGCAAATCGTGCTAAGTCTGTATGTCAGCGAGGGTGGGGAGCTGCCAAAGACTTTGGATAATACGCCTAAAAATATCGGCTACTTAGAATCTAGCAGAGTGCTTGTCTATGTGGATTCGCCAAATGCCATTACAAGTGAAGCGACTTTTAAGAAATGTGAGAGCTTGCGGCAGGGCTTTTTAGGGCAGGAGTGGAGCGAGGTGATCCTGCTAGGGTGGAACTATAGCCTAATGATAAATGATGTGCTAAAGCGGTATAAAAAGATAAAACCGCAAGTAATCCCGCCAGATCTGCTAGAAAAGCTACGAAAAAACAAAGGCTATGAAAGCTTAGTAGGCAAGGTGCGGTTTAGCTCCCTGCAATATCTAAGCATAAAGCCTTTAAGCGTGAGAGAAAATCCTAGTAATAGAGATACTGCTCTGCTAACAATAGAGCTAGAAAACTATGTGCTACTAAGCCCCAATGCCCTGCCGCTTGATAAGGCAGAGGATAGGGATAAGGTCATAGAGATAATGAATACTAAGCCTTTAAGCTTGCTGGAGTATTGGAGTGTGGATACAAACTATAATGGAGCGGTGTTTATCTCACAATGGCAGGACTTCCGCGGGGGTAGGGAAGATGATAATGGGCAGAAGTCTCTAAGTGTGCTAGAGAAAATAGAGCTAGAAGTGCCAAAACAGATGCGATATAGCGTGTGCGTAAAGAGTGTGGATATATTTGGCTATGAGGCTATGGCACAAGAGAGCTTAGCAATGGAGTGGGGAGAATCTAGCGGAGTGGATTCTAGGGCGAATAAAGGAGGCGGCAATGCGTGA